Proteins encoded in a region of the Maniola jurtina chromosome 12, ilManJurt1.1, whole genome shotgun sequence genome:
- the LOC123870516 gene encoding ribosome production factor 2 homolog, producing the protein MGVIQRIKKPTTRKGKKVLLSREPKAIEGPKQCIFLQARNPSERARKVLKDIYTLKKPDAAFLSRKNDFVPFEDATVIEKLCYKKEAALFGVSSHSKKRPHNIVLGRTFNYNILDMIELGADNFKAMSEFHNIKVLSGIKPCLLFNGPAWVLNPELKRLKNLLTDFFYREKVETIRLQGLEHAISFTATDDGVIYLRSYRILLKKSGQRTPRIELEEIGPSIDFKLRRTKLASDDLCREACRIPKEVKPITKKNLSTDAFGTKLGRVHMSKQDINRLQTRKMKGLKKTPEEKKKMLMKKKLAKKAAKQANLISSL; encoded by the exons atgggTGTAATTCAAAGaataaa gAAACCTACAACTCGAAAAGGTAAAAAAGTCTTACTGTCGAGAGAACCGAAAGCAATTGAAGGGCCTAAGCAATGTATTTTCCTCCAAGCAAGAAATCCATCAGAGCGCGCTAGGAAAGTTTTAAAGGATATCTACACACTAAAGAAACCAGATGCCGCATTTCTTAGCAGAAAGAATGATTTTGTTCCATTTGAAGACGCAACTGTTATCGAGAA GTTATGCTACAAAAAAGAAGCTGCACTATTTGGTGTCAGTTCACACAGCAAGAAAAGGCCTCACAACATAGTACTGGGGCGGACATTCAACTACAACATATTGGACATGATAGAACTTGGTGCTGATAACTTCAAAGCTATGTCAGAGTTCCATAACATAAAAGTGTTGTCTGGTATAAAACCATGCTTACTATTCAATGGACCAGCTTGGGTTTTGAACCCAGAGTTAAAGAGATTGAAGAATCTGTTAACTGACTTCTTTTATAGAGAAAAG GTTGAAACAATAAGATTGCAAGGTTTGGAGCATGCAATAAGCTTCACAGCAACTGACGATGGCGTCATTTACTTGCGATCCTACAGAATACTTCTGAAGAAAAGCGGTCAGCGCACTCCAAGGATAGAACTAGAAgaaatag GACCATCAATAGATTTCAAGTTACGTAGGACCAAGCTAGCCTCGGACGACTTGTGCAGAGAAGCCTGCAGAATACCTAAAGAAGTCAAACCAATTACCAAGAAGAATCTGTCTACAGATGCATTCGGTACCAAGCTGGGTCGTGTCCATATGAGCAAACAGGATATCAACCGACTGCAGACTAGGAAGATGAAAGGTCTCAAGAAAACTCCAGAAGAGAAGAAGAAAATGCTGATGAAGAAGAAACTCGCCAAGAAGGCAGCAAAGCAAGCGAATTTGATAAGTTCATTGTGA